The sequence below is a genomic window from Qipengyuania flava.
CTGCTCGCCGGTGTGGCCGTGATGGCGGTAGGCGCGATTCCGGTCGCGGCCCTCCTCGCACAAGGCTCTGGCCCCGCCAGCTTCACCGTTGCCGAGACCGGCCGGGGTTACGCATCGTTGCAGGCGGCTGTCGATGCGATCGGCAACCGCGAAGGCACGGTCCTGATCGCTCCCGGCAACTGGAACGAATGCGCCGTCCAGCGCGAAGGTGTCGTCCACTTCCGTGCGGTCGAGGCCGGCACGGCACTGCTTGGGGGCAAGGCCTGCGAAGGCAAGGCCGCGCTCGTCCTGCGTGGCCGCGGCGCCAGCGTCGAAGGGATCGTTTTCGCCGATCTTGCGGTCGATGATGGCAATGGCGCGGGCATTCGGCTCGAAGAAGGCCCCTTGCGCGTCTCGCAAAGCTGGTTCCGCGACAGCCAGCAAGGCATCATGACCACCAACGGCGAGAACAGCGAACTTCTCGTCGACAAATCGACCTTCACCCGGCTCGGCACCTGCGAAAACTCGGCAGGCTGTGCGCATTCGATCTACGCAGGCGACTATGGCCGCGTCACGGTCACCCGCAGCCGTTTCGAACAGGGCAAGGGCGGGCACTATCTCAAGTCGCGCGCAGCGCATATCGTGGTTGAGGATTGCAGCTTCGACGACGCCAACGGGCGCGGCACGAACTATCTCATCGACCTGCCCAACGGCGGCACCGGGATCATCCGCGGCAACTGGTTCGTCCAGGGCCGGGACAAGGAAAACTGGTCGACCATGATCGCCATTGGCGCGGAAGGCGCGCGCTACACTTCCGACGGTCTCGTCATCGCGGAGAACGACGCGCGCATGGTGCCAGGATTGTCGCGCAGCCCGGCCTTTGTCGCCGACTGGACCGGCGATGCGCTGGTCTTCGGCGAGAACGCGCTGGGCGAAGGCGTCAGGCGTTTCGAGCGCCGCTGAAGGCAGGCGCATAGCTCACTTCGCCGCTCGGCGAGACCCCCTCCAGAACGAGCCGCTGGAAATACTCCGCCGGCGGTCCCGGATAGCGCAGCTGCGGATCGTGCTCGAAACCGAAGCGCGCGTAGTAGTTCGGATCGCCCAGCAGCACGACGCCTTTCGCGCCCAGCGCCCGCATATCGGCCAGCCCGCGCTTCATCAGCGCCGTCCCGATCCGCTCGCCCTGCCGTTCAGGACGCACGCTGATCGGGCCAAGGCCATACCAGCCCTTGGTCCCGTCGCTGATGGTAACAGGTGAGAAGGCGATATGGCCCACGAGGCCGGAGGTGTCTTCGGCCACCAAAGACAACGTCAGATCGCCATCTGCGCGCAGGCGATCCACCAGCTCGGGCTCGTCCCCGTCGCTGAAGGGCATGTCGCGGAATGCCGCTTCGGTTAGCGCGAAGATAGGCGCTGTATCCTCTTCCCGCTCGGGTCGGAGGGCTACTGCGCTCACAAAATATGGCCCGAGCGGTCGCGCTTGGTGGCGAGGTAGCGGGCGTTGTGCGGGTTGTCGGGCAGCGCGTGCGGGACGCGCTCCGTCACGGTGACCCCGGTTTCTTCGAGCGCGGCGACCTTGGCCGGATTGTTGGTCATCAGCCGGATGGCGGGCACTCCCAGCAGTTCGAGCATCCGCGCAGCGGTCGGGAAATCGCGCGCTTCATCGGGCAAGCCGAGCCGCGTGTTGGCGTCGACCGTATCGAAGCCCTGGTCCTGCAAGCGGTAAGCGCGCAGCTTGTTGACGAGGCCAATCCCGCGACCTTCCTGGCGCATGTAGAGCAGCACGCCCCAGCCGCCCCTGTCGGCTTCTTCCGCCATGGCGTGGAGGGCGGCGTCCAATTGCGGTCCGCAATCGCATTTGAGGCTGCCAAGGATGTCGCCGGTGAGGCATTCGGAGTGCAGGCGCACCAGCGGCGCGCGGTCCGATCGCTGCTCGCCGATCACCAGCGCGACATGCTCGCGCGTGTCGTCGGGGCTGCGGAAGGCCACGATGCGCGCGCCCTCGGCAGCGGCCACCGGCAGTTTGGCACGGGTCGCGATCTGGAGGCGCGAGGCGTCGGCATAGGCGGCGACATCGTCCGCCGTCAGCGTCACCGCCTCGCCCGCGCCCTGCGGGTCGACGAGGAAGGCGGGCAGCACCCCGGCCATGCGTGCGAGTTCGAGTGCGGCCTTGGCCTGTGCCTCCCATTCAAGCGCGAGCGCCTTGAACGGGCCCTTGAGCGGGTTGGCCATGTCGAGAGCGGGGTCGGCCACGGCCAGCGCGGCGGAGAGGTCGAACAGTTCCGCGCTGCGCATCAGCACCGGCTGGCGCGGGGCAGCGGCCTCGATCTGGTTGATGAGCTTCAGCGTCGCGGCGCGAGTGGCCGAGATCAGCATCGCCTCGCCCGTCAATTCGCCAAAGGCAGTCTCAACCGGCTGCAACAGCGGCGCGCCTTCGATAGAGAGCGGCCAGCCGTGGCGCAGCGCGTCCACCGCCTGCGCCGCGCGGCGAGAGGCGCTCGGGCTGCTCAGAGCGTGAACTCCGTAACCAGCGGCACGTGGTCGGACGGCTTTTCCCAGTCGCGCGCGTATTCGTGGACCGAATGGCCGGTGGCCTGCTTGGCGAGTTCCGGGCTCGCCCACATGTGGTCGAGGCGGCGTCCGCGGTCGTTCGCCTTCCAGTCCTTCGCGCGGTAGCTCCACCAGCTGTAATAGCGCTCCGGCGCCTTGATGTGTTCGCGCCCGATATCGCCCCAGCCATGCGCGTCCATGAAGCGCTGCAGGCTCTCGACCTCGATCGGCGTGTGGCTGACGACCTTCAGCAGCTGCTTGTGGTTCCAAACGTCGCTTTCGAGCGGGGCGATGTTGAAATCGCCCACGATCAGCGTCGGGCGGTCGACCGCATCGGCCCAGCGAGTCATCCGCTCGAGGAAGTCGAGCTTCTGGCCGAATTTCGGGTTCTTCTCGCGGTCAGGCTCGTCACCGCCGGCCGGGACATAGACGTTCTCGACGATCATGCCCTGATGATCGGTCAGCTCCACTCCGACATGGCGCGCCTCGCCATTGTCCTGCCAGTCGTGGCGCGAGAATTCCTTGA
It includes:
- a CDS encoding right-handed parallel beta-helix repeat-containing protein, giving the protein MVSPFALPASRLPRWLLAGVAVMAVGAIPVAALLAQGSGPASFTVAETGRGYASLQAAVDAIGNREGTVLIAPGNWNECAVQREGVVHFRAVEAGTALLGGKACEGKAALVLRGRGASVEGIVFADLAVDDGNGAGIRLEEGPLRVSQSWFRDSQQGIMTTNGENSELLVDKSTFTRLGTCENSAGCAHSIYAGDYGRVTVTRSRFEQGKGGHYLKSRAAHIVVEDCSFDDANGRGTNYLIDLPNGGTGIIRGNWFVQGRDKENWSTMIAIGAEGARYTSDGLVIAENDARMVPGLSRSPAFVADWTGDALVFGENALGEGVRRFERR
- a CDS encoding GNAT family N-acetyltransferase, yielding MSAVALRPEREEDTAPIFALTEAAFRDMPFSDGDEPELVDRLRADGDLTLSLVAEDTSGLVGHIAFSPVTISDGTKGWYGLGPISVRPERQGERIGTALMKRGLADMRALGAKGVVLLGDPNYYARFGFEHDPQLRYPGPPAEYFQRLVLEGVSPSGEVSYAPAFSGARNA
- the ribA gene encoding GTP cyclohydrolase II, which codes for MDALRHGWPLSIEGAPLLQPVETAFGELTGEAMLISATRAATLKLINQIEAAAPRQPVLMRSAELFDLSAALAVADPALDMANPLKGPFKALALEWEAQAKAALELARMAGVLPAFLVDPQGAGEAVTLTADDVAAYADASRLQIATRAKLPVAAAEGARIVAFRSPDDTREHVALVIGEQRSDRAPLVRLHSECLTGDILGSLKCDCGPQLDAALHAMAEEADRGGWGVLLYMRQEGRGIGLVNKLRAYRLQDQGFDTVDANTRLGLPDEARDFPTAARMLELLGVPAIRLMTNNPAKVAALEETGVTVTERVPHALPDNPHNARYLATKRDRSGHIL
- the xth gene encoding exodeoxyribonuclease III; translation: MVSIATWNINSVRLRMPIVERFLKESAPDVLCLQEIKCQEHQFPYEAFRELGYEHFAVHGQKGYHGVATVAKTPLKEFSRHDWQDNGEARHVGVELTDHQGMIVENVYVPAGGDEPDREKNPKFGQKLDFLERMTRWADAVDRPTLIVGDFNIAPLESDVWNHKQLLKVVSHTPIEVESLQRFMDAHGWGDIGREHIKAPERYYSWWSYRAKDWKANDRGRRLDHMWASPELAKQATGHSVHEYARDWEKPSDHVPLVTEFTL